A region of the Numenius arquata chromosome 2, bNumArq3.hap1.1, whole genome shotgun sequence genome:
CCCTGTCCAACCTGTTCTTCTCCATCCTGACAGTATGCAAACTACTGTTTAATTAAACTACTGAGCAAGGAGTACTGAGAAACTTACTTCTCAATAAGCAGACTGGTTTTAAGTTTACATCCATCTAACTTTAAATTTGTAGAAACCCTCAGGTCGACATTTGGACTGTAATCTAAAATAGctattttgctttataaaaacaaTTGTTATTAACAACTTTAGTTATGGTTAGACTCCATATATATCAACAGAAACAATGTACCTAGAAAATCcatgccaaaaaaaaacaaaaaaaaaaaaatctattttgggTAGTTTCTATAATACCACAAATCATGATGATTTAACCATATCTGAAATATGCAACTTTAGTTCTCACCTGTATGAAAACAGGTTTGTTCAGTTCTTTTAAGACTGAACTACTCTTTATAGAAAAATTAACAACCACGGGACAATAAAGTCAGTCACCCACAATGAAACTTTCATTTCacattaaaagataataaatgagaaaaatccgAGATCTTACAAGTAACTGTGTTCAAACAAGCAACACAGGACAGGCAATAAACATGTAAGAACCTTGATATCTTCCTGTTTGAATTTCATGGATAATATTAATGCTACTGATACTAAGTCCATGAAACCTGGAACTAATCCTAAAAAGAAATAGGGATGGTCAGTGTGTTGTTTTCACGAATTTCCCTCACAATCGATAATGGTCTTTGTGCTGAAGTAGATCAGCAGCAATAAGATAGCATGATGACAACCAATTCACCTGGCAAGGTAGCAAGGAACAGCCAACGCAGCAAAAAGAAACAAGgcaaaacattcaaaatattgaaataaaggtAAATCCAAAACAAAGATTCCTCACCGCTCTGTAATTCTCACTCATGAAAAACAATGGTGTGATTTAAAACTATTAATTTATCCTTGAGCTAATTCATAGCTTTATCTGATGTATGGATACGGGTGCACACCGTACAGCAGTTCACCATACACTCTGCCCGTAGTCTGACCTGTAACAGGCTGGGATTCTGCTTTGTGAACCAAGGCAGCAGGCAGGTGCCACGAGTACTTCATGCCACCCGACCCAAACTCCTATCCCACCGATGTGATGCAAACAACGATGAACTGACATAAGAAATAGGTGCTAGAACAACTGAgtcttacagaaaaaataaaaataaaaaaattaaaaaaaaaaaattcaggcacaATAAAGCTTTTGCATCCGTTACAAAAACAACAGGGTGATCAAACGCAATGATGCGCTGCTGTGCACGGTGTAGCTGCCCTCACTGCAAGTCACCTTCATGAtaatgatattatttttttttcttttcttttcagtatttcgATTCCAAGCTGCAACCAAAACCCTACTAAAAACTCCCGGAACGAGACCCGAGCAGGGGCATCTCTTTGCCGCCTGCTGACAAGCGAAACCCAAACTACAAGGCTGCACAAACCTCTGGGCTGTCTCTCACGGGCCAGttcaaccaccaccaccaccaccatcaccaccaccaccacccgcgAATATTTACTGTTGTTTACAGTGAGGCGGGACTCGCACGGCGCAGGGAGctccctcctccccgctgcccGGAGGGCCGGTAACCGCGGCGGGGCAGCCGGGAGGGAGCCTGCCTGCGGCGGCGTTTGCGAGCGGGTGACCCGCGATCCGCCGGCTCCGGCACCTCCGCGGTCCCCGCCAGGCCCCGCTCACGCCCTCCGGGGCGGCCCCTTTTTCCCTTCCGCCCCTCAGCGCCGGGCTCCCAGCgggccctgcccccccccgcgtAATGCCACTAGGCCACGGGAAGCCGCTGCTGCCCCAGGGCGCAGGGGACAGGCCTCTCACCTGAGCCCGCGGGAAGCTGCCGGCACACCGCCCGGCTGTCCGTCGCCCTGTGGGCCCCGGCGGGCCGCCTGTCACGCCGGCTCCGTCTCTCGCTCCGGCCCCAGCTCGGCCCCGTCCCGCTCCGGCTACTCCATAGCGACGGCGACAGCCACAGCaccgggggagggcagggggggcggCCGGAGAGCGCCTCACTTCCGCCCCGGAGGGGCGGTGCtggggcggcggccgggggaggCGGTGGGGGGCGGGAAGTGATGCAGGTCGCCGGCTTCCGCCCGCCGCCGTTATGGCGGTTTATTTGACTCCGCGGTTCCGGAGGCTGCGGAGTCAGAGCGAGCTcgagccgccgccgctgcggcggcgaggtgggggggggacagagggtcGTGCGTTTCTCGCctggatggggaggggaggggaggggaggggaggggagaagaggggagggggcTCTGAGGGGTCCGTTGGACGGGCCTTTAGGGTGGCTCCGGAGGGGCCTTAGGGTGCCTCTGGAGGGGCGAGAGTGGGGGGCAGGTGCTGGACAGAGGAGAGAGGGGTCTCCTCTGTCTGTAGCGTCCCTCACCCACCCCCAAAGTCGTGGTTAAGGGGGGGTGGCAGGTTTAATGTGTTGCAAACGTTGGTTTGTCTGCTGAGGTGAGAGTAGTAcgtggaaaaggagctggggactggtggagcatctcccctagttgaggctgggagagctgggactgctcagcctggaggagatAAGGCTCAGGGGGTCCTCATCAAcatctacaagtacctgaagggagggtgcaaagaggatggagccaggctcttctcgcTGATTCCTGGGGAGGTTGTGGACTCTCCACCTTCAAAAGTTGTCTGGACATGGTCTTGTGTGGCCCTGCTTGTgcagggaaggttggactagaagGTCCCTGTGAGCcttagccattctgtgattctataatgaattaatgtgtatgtgtatatacatacagtATGTGTGGTAATAACAATACCAAAAAACCTTCTTCGCCTGTTTTTGTTCCCTTCTGTAGACTCCACCTTAGTGGGTGTGAGTCAGCTTACAATGAGGACTGATTCATGAAGTATTTAAGCTGATTTCTGGAGGAAGTTTAaatttgtatgtatatacatatatatatatatataactaatTTCACAgagtaaaaatatgttttaaaatgttaaacttTGTAAACATCTGTAAACTTCCatataaatattttgcagattGTGATGGTCCTTTTCAAGCAACTCAGCTGTGGAACAGTATTATTCATGCTCTCCACAGTCAGGTGGAAATCAAAAGACGTAGACAACATCTGAAAACCTATAAAAACTGTTTCACCGGCTCAAATGCTGTTGATGTGGTACTGGCCCATCTTATGCAAAGCATGTACCTAAGCTGTAATGATATTTCTCGGCAGAAGGGAGTCCGTGTGTGCCAAGCGTTGATGGATCACAAGGTGTTTGAGCCAGTTGGAGCAAAGCTTTACTTAttcaagaatgagaaagaaacGGAGTTTGAAGACACAAACACTAGTCTCTACAAATTTGTAAATAGCAATCTTACTCCTCTTCTTCCAAGAAAGCATGAAGACAATGAGAGCTTGTCTCCTGAGCAAATCtgcaaacagaagacaaaaagatgTTCAAAGTGAGTTATTCTGAACtaccctgattatttttttttaagttaaggtGGGTTAGCTGTAGATGAAGTTATGTCTGTCTGACCCAGGTATTAGAGACTTTTGAAAACTATGTGCTAGTTTTGAGAAATGTCAAGCTTAAATAGAAGATGCTACCTAATATTTCTTGGTAATGCTTTGATCTGCCTTTTGTCATTTAGAATAAAGGCTGGCAAAGTAGCATAAGCCCAGGAATCATTTTGTTTTGCAATCAGTTGTGCTGAAATCTGAGAATTAGCGTGAACGAGCTACTTGCTGGAAGCTGGTAAAAGAAATGGAACTAATAAACAGTATTTGGAATCAATATCCTTGCCCTTTCTGCAAAGCAGATGTGAATGATTGGTTTTCTAGCAGCAGGATAGACACCAGATGCAGTGAAGTCCTAAGTCCTAATTTAACAGCAATTCAGGAAGTGACAGGAAGATAAATGTGTCCTGATCATATTTGTTATacatataattcttttttttttttcccccctaagcaGAAGAAAGTGTGAAACAACACTTTCTAACCCCTTAGCATTAGAAGCAGCCAATAAAAAGAGGGTAGAGGAGCTTCTTCAATCAATAAATGTTCATGCATCTTTACCTCCAAAGATCATGGTTAATGAATCGGCTCATCTGCTTTCAAAAAGAGGTGAGGAttgaatttttcttcttaaaacttgATTGTTCTTCACCACATGTACTTGGAGTGAGTACCTCATTTCTGTTAAACAGTGCCCCATAGAGTCCTGAATTTAACATCATTAATGACAAAACAGCTAAATGAGTGCTAAATGGGTAAGTGCTCATAGTAAGTAAACTAAAGAAAACAACTGGATTAAATTTTTGCAGGATGTTGCTATTCTATTTATGCAACTACTACTTCAGAAGGAAATAGGTTTTAAGGGTAAGTACATCTGTATTATATGATTATATGTCTTTTCTTGTACGTATTACTGATTAGAGTAGGTTATTACTAATTCTAATATGACGGGGGAGAGAGGTGTTTCCTTTTAAGCCTTCTTTCTTGGCATTCCAATTTTGATCCCTTCTTCCCCAACACAGAAACTTCACACTATGCTGTTACCTTGTTTTCTTTGAACACTTAAAACATTCTTGAGTGAGTAAAAACAGAGGTTAGTTAGTGTTTTACATAAGATATTATTTCTGAaggtggtttattttttgttcatttgtggtATCAGTAATAGATGATGTCTGGAAACAGCAAACTCTGCTACGACTGCTGCAGCTAATTGATGTTCCGCTTCTAGAAGATATCTTGGTGTCTTCAGTGAAGACAAAACCAGACTGTTTTGGTAAAGAAGACCTGATTATCTCAAATACTTTTCTGGACAGAGAGGTTACATGTAGCTTAAACTTGCCTGAGTAAGTTATACATCTATAAAATGGATTTGTTAATAAATGCTTGATTTTACTCTTGATCAAAGATTTGTGTTAAGTGAACAAAATAGACATTGTTACACTTGTAGACAGGGGTGGCATTAACATACCTTTCTTTGACTTCTTTTCAGAAGTGGTAAGGGAATTCATGGAAAGTTTATGTTTAGGATTGGACACTTGAGGATTTTAAGTATAAATTAAAACTTTAACCTCAAGTGTTGAAGAAACTAGGGAGTGTTGAGATGAGACACTTCACTTATAGCTCTCTTCAACAGATAttagaacttgaaaaaaaattatggtgaggttttttgtttgtcatAGTGCCTGATGGTGGTGCTGTGAAGATATAGTCAGTAAGGCATCTATTGTTAGCAACAGAAAAGTAGAAGCTAAGCTGTAGTGCTG
Encoded here:
- the DEPDC4 gene encoding DEP domain-containing protein 4, coding for MAVYLTPRFRRLRSQSELEPPPLRRRDCDGPFQATQLWNSIIHALHSQVEIKRRRQHLKTYKNCFTGSNAVDVVLAHLMQSMYLSCNDISRQKGVRVCQALMDHKVFEPVGAKLYLFKNEKETEFEDTNTSLYKFVNSNLTPLLPRKHEDNESLSPEQICKQKTKRCSNRRKCETTLSNPLALEAANKKRVEELLQSINVHASLPPKIMVNESAHLLSKRVIDDVWKQQTLLRLLQLIDVPLLEDILVSSVKTKPDCFGKEDLIISNTFLDREVTCSLNLPELDKWLYAAIECLEYFPDQFIVMVSQQLPQSTNKPSSLSTYKKILFDVIIKYYSQKKDSLLATQDLDIHSGIIELIEKGKTDQALEASQLYLKLLAPNIREELHRLLTFIAIASDSEGYKLQKQFDNRSVIVKTCTKFILQNKTLSKPQAELLTQFLMENHSELFKTPLTLLELTSRRLENLLKGQDPDIDSGFTFCQRVTTKEYEEQKQQTSQYLLALVQEIDNDSTIPLKQKKKLIKEFRKHHSLIYCAGCKTTCEVCTLNG